One genomic region from Calypte anna isolate BGI_N300 unplaced genomic scaffold, bCalAnn1_v1.p scaffold_76_arrow_ctg1, whole genome shotgun sequence encodes:
- the LOC115600360 gene encoding olfactory receptor 14A16-like, producing MSNSSSIRQFLLLAFADRRELQLLHFWLFLGIYLAALLGNGLIITTIACDHHLHTPMYFFLLNLSLLDLGSISTTLPKAMASSLCDNTDISYKGCAAQVLFFLFFITTEYCLLTIMSYDRYVAICKPLHYGTLLGSRACVHMAAAAWGTAFLYSLLHTANTFSLPLCQGNALDQFFCEIPQILKLSCSHSYLREIRLLVVSACLAFGCFVFIVVSYVEIFRAVLRIPSEQGRHKAFSTCLPHLAVVSLFISTGIFAYLKPPSISSPSLDLVLSFLYSVVPPAVNPLIYSMRNQELKSALSKLMKELIHK from the coding sequence atgtccaacagcagctccatcaggcagttcctcctcctggcatttgcagacaggcgggagctgcagctcttgcacttctggctcttcctgggcatctacctggctgccctcctgggcaacggcctcatcatcaccaccatcgcctgtgaccaccacctccacacccccatgtacttcttcctcctcaacctctccctcctcgacctgggatccatctccaccactctgcccaaagccatggccagtTCCCTCTGTGACAACAcagacatctcctacaagggtTGTGCTGCACAGgtcttgttctttctcttcttcatcaCAACTGAGTACtgtctcctgaccatcatgtcctacgaccgctacgtggccatctgcaaacccctgcactacgggaccctcctgggcagcagagcttgtgtccacatggcagcagctgcctggggcactgcgTTTCTCTAttctctgctgcacacagccaatacattttccctgcccctctgccagggcaatgccctggaccagttcttctgtgaaatcccccagatcctcaagctctcctgctcacactcctatCTCAGGGAAATCAGGCTTCTTGTGGTCAGTGCCTGTTTAgcttttggctgttttgttttcatcgtggtgtcctatgtggagatcttcagggctgtgctgaggatcccctctgagcagggaaggcacaaagccttttccacatgcctccctcacctggctgtcgtctccctgttcatcagcactggcatctttgcctacctgaagcccccctccatctcctccccatccctggacctggtgttatcatttctgtactcagtggttcctccagcagtgaaccccctcatctacagcatgaggaaccaggagctcaagagTGCTTTGTCTAAACTGATGAAAGAATTGATTCATAAGTAA